TACCTTTAATTTTCATTTCATAAAAAAAGTACTACTTTTTTCTTGCTTTTACTAGATATTATTTGATTATGAGAAATGGGACGTATCCAACAAGTTATACCCATCGAAGGCCAACGCCAAACCTATGTACCCAGCAAGTTATGGTTTaattagttttttaaaaaaaacatgcaaaGAGTTTTTGGAGGTCATACACAAGGCTACAAAGTAGGCTTGTGCAGATTGTGGCTTACATGGGACCTTCCCCCTACTCGACCATTTGTAGCCTTCCCCATGTTCTGATCTGCCGACTGATGGATCACTCCTGCAGCTGCAGTCCGGCTGTTCTGCCTCTGGCGGCTTCCCACTTCATCTTCTATTAATGCCTCGTCAAGCTCCAGCTCCCGGCTTAGACAAGCCTCTCCAAGATGAAGGTAAGTCCCTACTCCCTACCTTGCTCTTCATTACCATCTTCTGGCTATTTCCTTCTTGCCTGATTATCCAATATGGTGCTCCAGTTCTGAATTTCATTTGGAAATTAGTCATTTCTTCTTCCATGAATATGGACTCCCTGTTCAGTTAATTCTGATGGCAGCATTTCTTTTGGAAATTAGTAAATGTCAAATCACCCTCTTGTGATACTCTTTGTAAATGTGTGATCAGCTCCTGGGGTGGATGCACCGGAAATTACGACAGAATAGTAATGATGTGTTCAAAGAGTTCAACAACGGTGGAGGTACATAGATCGGCCTTCTCTCTGTTGAATTTCTTCATTCCTTGCAGCTCATTTAATTTGTGCAAACAATTTTCTAATTCGACTGGAAAAAAATTGCTCCTGTTCTCTCTCAAAAAATATAGAGAAGAAGAGTAATGAAAGTAGCCTTTTCATGATCTTTCAGATATTATTCTGGCAACACTACATAAAATGAGTCTAGGACTGCATGGGCCACAATATGGGCAAAGCTAGTTTTACCAAATTGATATGAACTGTCACTGACAAGCAGCCACATGTGCATGCAAAATACATTCCTGCTGGGGTCCAAATGTCATGGGCAATTGGTACGCAGTAATTTCAGAATGCAAAGTTTAAACAGTATGGATCCCTGAAATTATTGCACTTTTGCTGTTTGTCACATTAGACTGGACATGGCACATGCCATTCCATTCCAGCTTAAGCCTAGCTCAACAATCGCAGCGCTAGCAGCAACCCCATCATATTCTAGATAACATTTCTTTATATCAACATTGTCCTATATGAAGGTATCCTAGAAACGGTATACATACATATTGATAGATCTTTATCATTTTTTAATCAGAAATAACATGCTGATATCTTTGTAGTTTAGTTTGAGTTGGAAAAAAATCAGGATATCATGATTGTAGGTATAAAAGTTCGCATTTCGTGTTTTtacatttttgaaaaaattccttatttgatacTAGAAGATGACTAAATTTCTTTCTTGACACTGAAATTTTTTTTCGTCCCTTACATGACACCAAGTTCTATCttttatttcttatttgacaTTTCATCACTTTTGTCACATAAGTTGAACAAAACAACCatcaaatcacctccaaaattCGTGAAACTTTTTTTGATAATAGAACAAATGAAGATGAGTCCATTTTGCTTAGACCATATTTCCTTTTCGCCATGTAGACCATATTTCCAACTTAGAACATGTGAATCAGATATGaactttggattttttttttcgaacgAACGGACACAGTATGAACTTTAGATTCAGAACTTTAAATTTTGCTGAACACTCCTTATACTGCCTATTCAGAATTTCTTGTTGGCCTGTTGGAGAACATTTTCATAATTTCTGAACTTCATCTACTCTGATTTCTTAGACATCAAGTATTCAAGTCAAGTTCCCAAAAGCACCACAGAGTACTTGTAAGGAAAAAACTCAGCAAACACAACTGTACGTACTAATTCACTGTGTCACTGCAGGTGGGACCTGCAACTGCATCACCGGGCTGGCCTCGCCGGACCCCGCCACcttcctcgcctccgccaacgAATacttcgccggcgacggcttcaccaccaacaACCAATCGCCGCCGGACACCGACCTCTTCACCTTCGGTGGCAGCGGCCTCCTCACCATTGGCACTCTAGGCATCGCCGCTGTTGCGATTCCTTCAGACGCAGAGGACGAGGACTACGACGTCGACGACGTTGATGCCGAATCCGACTCCGACGACAATGACAACACCGTGGATGAGGAAGACGACGTCGACATCGATGGCGCCGTCACGCCCACATTCACCTACCCTCAGCCGCCACCGGTTGagaccgccgccgtcgaggagaAGGCGGTCGCCGCGGTCGAGGCCATCGCCGAGAAGAacgacgacaccaccacggaggacGACCTCATGGTGGTGAGCGCCGAGCTGGAGAAGGTCCTCGGCGGCCGCAACAGCGGCGCTGCCGGCGACCTGGTGGCGTCGGCGCGGGTGAGCTTCGCCATGGGCGTGGACTGCCCGCTGCAGGGCTTCCTGTTCGGCTCCCCGGTGAGCGACGCTGAGTCGCGCCTGGAGCAGCCGCGGGACAGCAACGGCGGCCGGCGCACCTCGCTCGGCGAGCTGTTCATGCGCACGCGCTTCGCCGACGAGAAGGtggcgctcgtcgccgtcgaggagggcgaggacggcgccgccggtggaGAAACGGAGGACGGGAAAGAGGGGAAAGGCGGCGACGGCCGCAAGAcagtgaagaagaggagggtgaACGATGGAAAAGGCGCCGGTGGTGAAGGAGCGCCGGCGAGTGCAGCGGTGACCAAGAGCAAGTTTCAGAAGGTATCGTCAAATTCTTAAGGGACATTGGTGATTCTACCCCTAGTCTAAACTTTTGACAACATCTGTCCAGGTTTGGTTAGATTTGAAATTCATACGAATTTTCTCAAGTATTGCTGTCAAATTATTTGAAGATCTATCAAAATGCAAATATTTAATGTCAAAATAGGGATAAACTATGAGCACTTAAAAAAGTAGGGGCAAATTCACATGGGCATGCTAGTCTTTTTTAGCTGCATTGACACCGTTAAGTGCTATTAATGGGCAAACTCAATCTTCGTTTtaatgttaaaaaaaatctttgttTTGAAAAAGTAGGGGTAAAATCACAATTGAGCTCCAAAATAGGGGTAAAAACACAGAAGCCTCAATTCTTAAGCTCTGGTTAGGGAATTATCGACAAATTCTTCATCTTAATTCATCtttttcttgtatttttctTGACTCAAAATCTTGGTAAATTTTGTGTCTGTTTGGTTTGTGCCAAATTTTGCAGTTTTTATCAAGTATATCCATTGCACATTTGCACGTTAACATCCTACATACTCCTTTCCATATTACTTGCCCCATTGTCTGTTAATTAACTTTTATGCAAAGCTTGCAACCAAAATTTAAAAATCGTTGACAGCTAACTTGCATGGAAGCTTTGTATTTGGCATATAAGTATTAGTAGTTTGTCTACCATGCTAGTTTGGATCCTCAGACACCCCTAGTTGAGGCCCTTTTTGCACATATTAGGTGATCATttcctttttaaaaaagaattaaCTAGTTCATTCACCGCAGTACAAACTTTATTTCTTATTTTCAATCTAGTTTATATTGGAACCATGTCAATGTCCAAAACAGGAAGTGAGCAAGAAAGATTTTTCTAGGGCTTAAGCTGTCGTGTCCGAATCGACAACCTTTCGATGAAACGTCCACTTATGTTATAGATCTGGCACACCAGCTAGGAGTCAAGTTGTTGTTAGGAGTGGGGGTACCGAGTTGACACGGCGTTTTGTTTGCAATCTCCTGTCCAGTGTTATCTTTATGGCTCATTGCACTTGTCATCATATTCTTAGCCTCCAATTGAACAATTAGACTTGCTCCGTGAGATCTTTATCATTGAACCTCTTGCCCCTTTCTATAT
This genomic window from Setaria viridis chromosome 8, Setaria_viridis_v4.0, whole genome shotgun sequence contains:
- the LOC117866554 gene encoding protein LAZY 1, which gives rise to MKLLGWMHRKLRQNSNDVFKEFNNGGGGTCNCITGLASPDPATFLASANEYFAGDGFTTNNQSPPDTDLFTFGGSGLLTIGTLGIAAVAIPSDAEDEDYDVDDVDAESDSDDNDNTVDEEDDVDIDGAVTPTFTYPQPPPVETAAVEEKAVAAVEAIAEKNDDTTTEDDLMVVSAELEKVLGGRNSGAAGDLVASARVSFAMGVDCPLQGFLFGSPVSDAESRLEQPRDSNGGRRTSLGELFMRTRFADEKVALVAVEEGEDGAAGGETEDGKEGKGGDGRKTVKKRRVNDGKGAGGEGAPASAAVTKSKFQKILQIFHRKVYPESTALARSLTKKSRKRGSSSASADEPELALPKLRCRKEQRAPGFGCCANRASFGGAATPIDDDDDELNGSKSGHWIKTDAEYLVLEL